Below is a window of Mycobacterium dioxanotrophicus DNA.
CCAGGGTGGAACCGTCGGTGAACGTCGCCATCGAGTGCACGATCGACTGCGGGTGCACCACCACCTCGATGCGGTCGTAGTCGATGCCGAACAGCAGGTGTGTCTCGATGAGTTCCAAGCCCTTGTTGACCAGGGTCGCCGAGTTGAGGGTGTTCATCGGCCCCATCGACCAGGTCGGATGCTTGCCGGCCTGCGCAGGCGTGACGCCGTCGAGGTCGGTCGCCGACCAGCCGAGGAACGGACCGCCCGAGGCGGTGAGCACGATCTTGGCGACCTCCGCTGGGGTGCCGCCACGCAGACATTGCGCCATCGCCGAGTGTTCGGAGTCCACCGGCACGATCTGGCCCGGTGCGGCCGCCTTGAGCACCAGCGGCCCGCCCGCCACCAGCGACTCCTTGTTGGCCAGCGCCAGCCGGGCGCCGGTGGCCAACGCTGCCAGGGTGGGTTTCAGACCGAGCGCCCCGACCAGGGCGTTGAGCACGACGTCGGCTTCGGTGTTCTCGACCAGGTGAGTGACGGCGTCCGGGCCGGTATAGGTGACGTCGCCGACCTGCGCCGCAGCGGCCGGATCGGCGACGGCGACGCCCGTGACGCCCGTTTCGGCGCGTTGCGCGGCGAACAACTCCGGGTTGCCGCCGCCCGCGGCCAGGCCGACCACTTCGAAGCGATCGGGGTTGGCGGCGATGACCTCCAGCGCCTGAGTACCGATAGACCCGGTACTGCCGAGAACCAGCACGCGCAGCCGCGCCGTATTCCCCTGGTCGCTTCGCTCCTGCCCGCCGGATCCCGTCACCGCTACATTGTGCCGCGCCGCAGGTGCCTGCCCCAACCACCGCCTACTGGGTACGCGCCGACGGGTCGGCGGTCGCGTCAATCTTGACGACCAGGCCGTCGCGAATGGTCAGGACGACCACGGCGAAGAGCCTGCGCTGGGCGTACGCCAGCAGCACCGGCTCGCCGGCCGGTCCGCCGACCAGCGTGGCACCTGGCCCGAGGTAGAGCAGCAGGTTGGTGGCGACGGCGTCGCGTCCGTGGTTGATCTGCTGAGGCGGGGCGGGTTCGGCCAGGATGGTGCCGACTCCCCACACGCTCGGATCGAGCACGGCGCCGAGCGCCAGGACGTCGCCGCCCGCGCAGGCGGCGATGAACTTCTCCAGGACGACGCGATGTTCGTCTGCCGTGACACCACCGGCCTGCGCGTCGTTGTCGACGTGGTGCGGCGTGAGACCGGCGAACTTGAT
It encodes the following:
- the dxr gene encoding 1-deoxy-D-xylulose-5-phosphate reductoisomerase gives rise to the protein MTGSGGQERSDQGNTARLRVLVLGSTGSIGTQALEVIAANPDRFEVVGLAAGGGNPELFAAQRAETGVTGVAVADPAAAAQVGDVTYTGPDAVTHLVENTEADVVLNALVGALGLKPTLAALATGARLALANKESLVAGGPLVLKAAAPGQIVPVDSEHSAMAQCLRGGTPAEVAKIVLTASGGPFLGWSATDLDGVTPAQAGKHPTWSMGPMNTLNSATLVNKGLELIETHLLFGIDYDRIEVVVHPQSIVHSMATFTDGSTLAQASPPDMKLPIALALGWPARVPGAAAACDFTTASTWEFLPLDNEVFPAVDLARHAGKGGGCLTAVYNAANEEAAEAFLDGRIRFPAIVQTVGDVLHAADQWAAEPATVEDVLDAQRWARDQARRAVERESIRRGLVNK